From Nicotiana tabacum cultivar K326 chromosome 22, ASM71507v2, whole genome shotgun sequence, one genomic window encodes:
- the LOC107787457 gene encoding acetolactate synthase 2, chloroplastic-like has product MAAASPTPSSSAFYSNPLTSSSPYKLLSRTFFPFPQTSFLHKTSYPAGLTLSNRRFTITDALSITPNIAPTVETFISRFAPDEPRKGCDVLVEALEREGVTNVFAYPGGTSMEIHQALTRSRTIRNVLPRHEQGGIFAAEGYARATGFPGVCMATSGPGATNLVSGFADALLDSVPIVAITGQVPRRMIGTDAFQETPIVEVTRSITKHNYLVMDVNDIPRIVREAFNLARSGRPGPVLIDIPKDVQQQMVIPHWDQPMKLPGYISRFPDPPNKMLLEQIVRLISESKKPVLYVGGGCLQSSQELRRFVELTGIPVASTLMGLGAFPTGDELSLQMLGMHGTVYSNYAVDSSDLLLAFGVRFDDRVTGKLESFASRAKIVHIDIDAAEIGKNKLPHVSICTDIKLALQGLNSILERKIGKLKLNFSPWTKELTEQKLKYPLKYKTFGEAIPPQYAIQVLDELTNGNAIISTGVGQHQMWSAQYYKYKNPRQWLTSGGLGAMGFGLPAAIGAAVARPDAIVVDIDGDGSFMMNVQELATVRVENLPVKMMILNNQHLGMVVQWEDRFYKANRAHTYLGNPSNEAEIFPDMLKFAEACDIPGARVTKKSDVRAAIQKMLDTPGPYLLDVITPHQEHVLPMIPSGGAFKDVITEGDGRSSY; this is encoded by the exons ATGGCGGCAGCTTCTCCAACTCCTTCCTCCTCCGCTTTCTATAGCAACCCTCTTACTTCTTCTTCTCCTTATAAGCTTCTTTCCAGAACTTTCTTCCCTTTTCCACAGACTTCATTTTTACATAAAACCTCTTATCCGGCCGGCCTTACCCTCAGCAACCGCCGTTTTACCATTACCGACGCTCTCTCAATAACCCCAAATATTGCTCCAACTGTCGAGACATTTATTTCCCGGTTTGCCCCTGACGAACCCAGAAAAGGATGTGACGTTCTGGTTGAAGCGCTTGAACGCGAAGGCGTCACAAATGTATTTGCTTACCCTGGTGGTACTTCAATGGAAATTCACCAGGCTCTCACCCGTTCTAGAACCATCCGAAATGTATTGCCACGTCATGAACAGGGCGGTATTTTCGCTGCTGAGGGATACGCACGCGCCACTGGATTCCCTGGTGTTTGTATGGCCACCTCTGGCCCCGGCGCTACTAATCTTGTTAGCGGTTTTGCTGATGCTCTCCTTGATAGTGTTCCAATTGTTGCTATTACAG GTCAAGTACCACGTAGGATGATTGGGACAGACGCATTTCAAGAAACTCCAATTGTTGAGGTAACTAGATCAATTACCAAGCATAATTATCTTGTTATGGACGTCAATGATATACCCAGGATTGTGCGCGAAGCGTTTAATCTAGCGCGATCAGGCCGACCTGGACCGGTTTTAATTGATATTCCTAAAGATGTTCAGCAACAAATGGTGATTCCACACTGGGATCAGCCAATGAAGTTGCCAGGTTACATTTCCAGATTTCCTGATCCACCTAATAAGATGCTTTTGGAGCAAATTGTTAGACTAATTTCTGAATCAAAGAAACCAGTTTTATATGTTGGTGGTGGTTGTTTACAATCCAGCCAGGAGTTAAGGCGTTTTGTGGAACTCACAG GCATTCCGGTCGCCAGTACTTTGATGGGTCTAGGAGCGTTTCCAACAGGGGACGAGCTTTCACTTCAAATGCTAGGGATGCATGGTACTGTTTATTCTAACTATGCTGTGGATAGTAGTGATCTGCTTCTAGCATTTGGAGTGAGGTTTGATGACCGTGTCACGGGCAAATTAGAATCTTTTGCAAGCCGAGCAAAGATTGTTCACATTGACATTGATGCTGCTGAAATTGGAAAGAACAAGCTACCTCATGTATCCATTTGTACAGATATTAAGTTAGCATTACAGGGTTTGAATTCAATATTGGAGCGCAAAATAGGTAAGCTGAAGCTGAATTTCTCTCCTTGGACGAAAGAGTTGACAGAGCAAAAATTAAAGTACCCTTTGAAATATAAAACTTTTGGTGAAGCCATTCCTCCACAATATGCAATTCAGGTCCTTGACGAATTAACTAATGGGAATGCCATAATAAGTACTGGTGTAGGCCAACACCAGATGTGGTCTGCTCAATATTACAAGTACAAAAATCCGCGGCAATGGTTGACATCTGGTGGATTAGGTGCAATGGGATTTGGATTGCCTGCTGCAATTGGAGCAGCTGTTGCAAGACCAGATGCAATTGTTGTAGACATTGACGGTGATGGAAGTTTCATGATGAACGTGCAAGAATTAGCAACAGTTAGAGTGGAGAATCTTCCTGTTAAGATGATGATTCTGAATAATCAACACCTGGGAATGGTGGTTCAGTGGGAGGATAGATTCTACAAGGCTAATAGAGCACACACTTATCTTGGAAATCCTTCAAATGAAGCAGAGATTTTTCCTGATATGTTGAAATTTGCGGAAGCTTGTGATATACCTGGTGCTCGGGTGACAAAAAAGAGTGATGTTAGAGCTGCCATTCAGAAAATGTTAGACACTCCTGGACCTTACTTGTTGGATGTGATTACACCTCACCAGGAACATGTTTTACCTATGATTCCTAGTGGTGGTGCTTTCAAGGATGTGATCACGGAGGGCGATGGGAGATCTTCCTACTGA